Proteins encoded together in one Hylaeus volcanicus isolate JK05 chromosome 3, UHH_iyHylVolc1.0_haploid, whole genome shotgun sequence window:
- the LOC128873771 gene encoding uncharacterized protein LOC128873771 → MIKYVAVLFAIFCLVQSQRPPYAGSPNRYPQVLPQYLDERTTTVAETLANRLGENDSTSVTTTAMPTSTIPIDLPVDAMGDIDLINRIKTWPKEKQPFWFLNWQAIQEHRGDTRHKPQAAQVEPQARSYFRGY, encoded by the exons ATG ATCAAGTACGTCGCAGTTTTGTTCGCCATCTTCTGCCTGGTGCAGTCTCAGAGGCCACCTTACGCGGGGAGTCCCAATCGCTATCCTCAGGTTCTTCCCCAATATCTCGACGAACGAACGACAACAGTCGCCGAAACGCTAGCGAATCGACTGGGTGAAAACGATAGCACTTCCGTGACGACCACCGCCATGCCCACGTCGACGATTCCGATCGACTTGCCAGTGGACGCAATGGGTGATATCGATTTGATAAACCGAATAAAGACCTGGCCAAAGGAGAAGCAACCTTTCTGGTTCCTCAACTGGCAAGCGATCCAGGAACACCGCGGTGACACGAGGCACAAACCCCAAGCTGCTCAAGTAGAGCCCCAGGCGAGATCGTACTTTAGGGGATATTAG